AGAACCTTGGTGGTTTCCTGGAAAGACGCAGCCGAGATAAACGACTCGGTCGACAAGGAGGCCTTTGTGATGCCAAGCATAAGAGGCTCGCCAACGGCCGGGGCGCCTCCCTCGGCAACCACCCTGCCGTTCTCGGTCTCGAATTCCCAGCGCTCGACCTGATCATCTGCAAGGAAACGGGTGTCTCCGGGCTCTTTGATCCTGACCCTGCGCAGCATCTGACGCACGATAACCTCGATGTGCTTGTCGTTGATCTTGACGCCCTGCAGACGATACACCTCCTGCACCTCGTCGACCAGGTACTTGGCCAGCTCTTTTTCGCCAAGCACCCGCAGGATATCGTGAGGGTTGCTGGAGCCGTCCATCAAGGCCTCGCCTGCCTTGACATGATCATTCTCGTGCACGCTGATGTGCTTGCCTTTGGGAATCAGATATTCCTTCGGCGCGCCGACCTCGGGCGTAACATACACCTTGCGCTTGCCCTTGGAGTCCTTACCGAAGGATACGACCCCGTCGATTTCCGAAATAATGGCGTATTCCTTGGGCTTGCGGGCCTCGAAAAGCTCGGCAACCCGCGGCAGACCCCCTGTAATGTCCTTGGTTTTCGTGGTCTCCCTTGGAATTTTGGCGAGGATGGAGCCGCCGCTCACTTTTTCCTCCTCCGGAGCGACGATGATGGCCCCCACGGGCAGCATGTATCTGGCCGGGGCGCCATTGGGCAGCTTGGCCGTTTTGCCTTCGGCGTCCTTAAGGGTAATGCGCGGGCGCTTGTCGGCACCTTTCGACTCGATGACCACCTTGCGAGACAAACCGGTTACTTCGTCGACCTGCTCCTCCATGGTGACACCTTCAAGGATGTCCCCGTAACGGACGGTACCGGCGATTTCAGTCAGAATGGGCATGGTATACGGGTCCCACTCAGCCAGCAGGCTTCCCGCGGAAACCGGCCCATCCGGCCCAATCCGCAGACGCGCTCCATAAACAACCCCGTACCGTTCACGCTCACGCCCCGTTTCATCGACAACCGCAATTTCGGCATTACGGTTCATGACCACGTGATGGCCATCGGCATCCAGCACCGAGTTGAGATTGAGGTACTTGAGGAAACCGTCGAACCGCGCTTCCAGAGACGTCTGCTCGGCGCGTCTCGAAGCCGTACCACCGATGTGGAAGGTACGCATGGTAAGCTGGGTACCCGGCTCACCGATCGATTGGGCGGCAATGACACCCACCGCTTCGCCGAGATTGACCAGATGCCCCCTGGCCAGGTCACGGCCGTAGCAGGTTGCGCAAATGCCACGATGGCTCTGACAGGTAAGTACGGAGCGGATTTTTAGACGCTCGATGCCGGCGTTTTCAATTTTCTCCACCAGCGTCTCGTCGATCTGCTGGTTTGCCTCCACCAGCACCTCCCCGGTGACCGGATCGAGCACATCCTCAAGGGCGGTGCGGCCGAGGATGCGGTCGCCAAGACGCTCGATAACCTCCCCACCTTCGGTCAGGGCGGTCATCATGATGCCGTCGAGGGTGTCACAATCCTGCTCGGTAATGATGGCGTCCTGCGCCACATCCACCAGGCGCCGGGTCAGATAACCCGAGTTGGCGGTTTTGAGTGCGGTGTCCGCAAGACCTTTACGGGCACCGTGTGTAGAGATGAAGTACTGCAACACGGTGAGGCCTTCACGGAAGTTGGCGGTAATCGGCGTCTCGATGATCTCGCCGGAAGGCTTGGCCATGAGGCCGCGCATGCCGGCCAGCTGCCGGATCTGCTGTGCGCTGCCGCGGGCACCGGAGTCGGCCATCATATGTATCGAATTGAAGGACGGCACCCGCACCGTTTCGCCATCCGGGGACACAATCTCGTCCTTGGACAGGGTCTCGAGCATCGTCTGGGCTATGGCCTCGGTACATTTGGCCCAGATATCAATAACCTTGTTGTACCGTTCTCCATCGGTGATCAGACCCTCGGTGTACTGCTTCTGGATTTCCGTCACCTCTTCAACCGCTGCCTTCATCATGACGTCTTTGGTATCGGGAATAACCATGTCGTCAAGACAGATGGAGATGCCAGCCAGGGTTGAGAACCGATAGCCGGTATCCTTGAGACGGTCGGCCAGCAGCACCGTTTCCTTGTTGCCCGCCAACCGGAAGCATACATCGATAAGATTGGCGACATGTTTTTTCGCCATGACCACATTGATGTAATCAAAGGGGATGATCTCAGGCACAACGTCCCTGAGCAGTACCCGTCCGGTCGTGGTTTCAATAAGGGTTACAGGTTCGCCGGCCACGCGTGACATGCGCACCTTGATTCGCGCCTGAAGGTCGATTTCACCGGCGTCATAGGCCATGCGCAATTCGTCACGGGAAGAAAGAACCTTCCCTTCGCCGCGTGCAAAAGCGCGTTCCCGGGTCATGTAATAAAGACCGAGAATCATATCCTGCGAAGGCACGATGATCGGCTTGCCGTGCGCGGGCGAAAGAATGTTGTTGGTGGACATCATCAACACCCGCGTCTCGATCTGGCTTTCAATGGACAATGGCAGATGCACTGCCATCTGGTCCCCGTCAAAGTCGGCATTGAATGCGGTGCAAACCAGGGGATGCAATTGAATCGCCTTGCCCTCGATAAGAACCGGCTCAAATGCCTGGATACCGAGGCGGTGCAGCGTCGGTGCACGGTTGAGCATGACAGGATGCTCCTTGATGACCTCTTCGAGGACATCCCACACCTCGGGCTTTTCCTTTTCCACCATTTTTTTTGCACTTTTTATGGTGGTACAGTAGCCGCGCTCTTCCAGTTTGTTGTAGATAAATGGCTTGAAAAGCTCCAGCGCCATCTTCTTCGGCAGGCCGCACTGATGCAGCTTGAGTTCCGGACCGACGACAATAACCGAACGACCTGAATAGTCGACACGTTTGCCAAGCAGGTTCTGGCGGAAGCGTCCGCCTTTACCTTTAAGCATATCGGACAGCGACTTCAAGGGCCGCTTGTTGGGACCGGTGATGGCCCGCCCCCGGCGACCGTTATCGAACAGCGCGTCGACAGCTTCCTGCAACATGCGTTTTTCGTTCCGGATGATGACTTCCGGAGCACGCAACTCCATCAGGCGCTTGAGGCGGTTGTTACGATTGATCACACGCCGATACAGGTCATTGAGGTCCGAGGTGGCAAAGCGGCCGCCATCCAGAGGCACCAGCGGCCGAAGTTCCGGTGGCAGCACCGGAATGGTCTCCAGAATCATCCATTCGGGACGGTTGCCGCTGAATTTGAAAGCCTCGACCACTTTCAGCCGCTTCGCGACCTTTTTGCGCTTGGCTTCGCTGGCAGCTTCACTCATCTCCTTGCGCAACGTATTGGACAGTTCTTCGATATTGATGCTTACAAGGAAATCGCGAATCGCCTCGGCGCCCATGGATGCTACAAACTGCCCAGCGTATTCATCCATGGTTTCGGCATATTTGTCTTCGGTAAGCAGCTGTCCGCGGAACAGTGGCGTGTCGCCCGGATCCAGTACCAGGTACGCCTCGAAATAGAGTACGCGCTCGACCTCTTTGAGGGTCATGTCGAGCAACGTCGAAATTCGCGACGGAAGCGATTTGAGGAACCATATGTGCGCCACAGGACAGGCCAGATCGATATGCCCCAGACGCTCGCGGCGCACCTTGCTGGGGATAACTTCAACCCCGCATTTTTCACAAACAATTCCCCGGTGCTTCATGCGCTTATATTTGCCGCAGTTGCACTCGTAGTCCTTGGTCGGTCCGAATATTTTGGCGCAGAACAGACCGTCCCGCTCCGGCTTGAAGGTCCGGTAATTGATCGTTTCGGGCTTCTTAACTTCGCCGAAGGATCTTTCACGGATCTTTTCCGGCGAAACCAGCGAAAGACGAATGGCATTGAAGCTCAAAGGATCCTTCGGCCGCTCAAAAAGGCTGAAAATATCTTCCAAAACATACCCTCCTTGGGGATGGAGTTGGTATCGAGATAATTATTCCTGCTCCTCAAGGAGCTCAACATCCAGACAAAGAGATTGCAATTCCTTGATCAGTACGTTGAACGACTCGGGAAGGCCGGCCTCAAGGGTATGCTTACCCTTGACAATGGCCTCGTACATTCGCGTGCGTCCGGTGACATCGTCGGACTTGACGGTCAGGAACTCCTGCAGAGCATGGGCGGCGCCATATGCCTCCATGGCCCATACCTCCATCTCCCCAAGCCGTTGTCCGCCGAACTGCGCCTTGCCCCCAAGCGGCTGCTGAGTAACCAGACTGTAGGGACCGATACTGCGGGCATGGATCTTGTCGTCGACCAGATGATGCAGCTTGAGCATGTACATGATGCCGACGGTAACCTTTTCCTTGAAAGGATCCCCGGTTTTCCCGTTATAGAGGGTCATCTGCCCGGAAGAAGCAAATCCGGCACGTTCGATCTGGGCCTTCATCTGCTCTTCCGTGACCCCCTCGAATACCGGAGAGGCCATGGGGATACCATTGGCCAACTGCCGCGACAACCGCACGACTTCATCGTCTGACAGTCCATTTACCAGATCGGTAACCCGATCGTCCTGGTAGGCATCGGCAATCTTGCCGCGCAGGGCATCGGGACTGAAATGACGGTCAAGATGCTGCTGGATCTGAATCCCCAGACCTCTTGCCGCCAGCCCGAGGTGCGTCTCGAGAATCTGGCCGACGTTCATGCGCGAGGGGACCCCCAGAGGGTTCAGTACGATTTCGACCGGCGTGCCATCGGCCATGTACGGCATATCTTCTTCTGGAAGCACGCGGGAAAGAACGCCCTTGTTGCCATGGCGTCCGGCCATCTTGTCGCCGACGGAAAGTTTGCGCTTGATGGCAATATACACCTTTACCATCTTGATAACGCCGGGAGGAAGATCGTCCCCGCGTTTGATCTTTTCAATCTTGTCCGCGAAAACCTCCCGGATCAGTTCTTCCCTCTGAGCCAGACTTGCCAGGATGCTGCTCAGTTTTTCCTCTTTTTCGGGCGCATCGAGAAGACTGATTTCCCGCCATCGCGCGAACGGCAAGCCATCGAGTACCTCGACAGTGATTTTCTCGCCCTGGCCGAGAAGTTCCTTGCCGGCGGAATCAAACAGCGAGGTTGCCGACACCTGACCGAGCAGCAGGGATTCAAGGTTGCT
This portion of the Syntrophotalea acetylenica genome encodes:
- the rpoC gene encoding DNA-directed RNA polymerase subunit beta' — protein: MEDIFSLFERPKDPLSFNAIRLSLVSPEKIRERSFGEVKKPETINYRTFKPERDGLFCAKIFGPTKDYECNCGKYKRMKHRGIVCEKCGVEVIPSKVRRERLGHIDLACPVAHIWFLKSLPSRISTLLDMTLKEVERVLYFEAYLVLDPGDTPLFRGQLLTEDKYAETMDEYAGQFVASMGAEAIRDFLVSINIEELSNTLRKEMSEAASEAKRKKVAKRLKVVEAFKFSGNRPEWMILETIPVLPPELRPLVPLDGGRFATSDLNDLYRRVINRNNRLKRLMELRAPEVIIRNEKRMLQEAVDALFDNGRRGRAITGPNKRPLKSLSDMLKGKGGRFRQNLLGKRVDYSGRSVIVVGPELKLHQCGLPKKMALELFKPFIYNKLEERGYCTTIKSAKKMVEKEKPEVWDVLEEVIKEHPVMLNRAPTLHRLGIQAFEPVLIEGKAIQLHPLVCTAFNADFDGDQMAVHLPLSIESQIETRVLMMSTNNILSPAHGKPIIVPSQDMILGLYYMTRERAFARGEGKVLSSRDELRMAYDAGEIDLQARIKVRMSRVAGEPVTLIETTTGRVLLRDVVPEIIPFDYINVVMAKKHVANLIDVCFRLAGNKETVLLADRLKDTGYRFSTLAGISICLDDMVIPDTKDVMMKAAVEEVTEIQKQYTEGLITDGERYNKVIDIWAKCTEAIAQTMLETLSKDEIVSPDGETVRVPSFNSIHMMADSGARGSAQQIRQLAGMRGLMAKPSGEIIETPITANFREGLTVLQYFISTHGARKGLADTALKTANSGYLTRRLVDVAQDAIITEQDCDTLDGIMMTALTEGGEVIERLGDRILGRTALEDVLDPVTGEVLVEANQQIDETLVEKIENAGIERLKIRSVLTCQSHRGICATCYGRDLARGHLVNLGEAVGVIAAQSIGEPGTQLTMRTFHIGGTASRRAEQTSLEARFDGFLKYLNLNSVLDADGHHVVMNRNAEIAVVDETGRERERYGVVYGARLRIGPDGPVSAGSLLAEWDPYTMPILTEIAGTVRYGDILEGVTMEEQVDEVTGLSRKVVIESKGADKRPRITLKDAEGKTAKLPNGAPARYMLPVGAIIVAPEEEKVSGGSILAKIPRETTKTKDITGGLPRVAELFEARKPKEYAIISEIDGVVSFGKDSKGKRKVYVTPEVGAPKEYLIPKGKHISVHENDHVKAGEALMDGSSNPHDILRVLGEKELAKYLVDEVQEVYRLQGVKINDKHIEVIVRQMLRRVRIKEPGDTRFLADDQVERWEFETENGRVVAEGGAPAVGEPLMLGITKASLSTESFISAASFQETTKVLTQAAIEGKVDYLRGLKENVIMGRLIPAGTGISKYRSARLLIEEPEEIEEPLPLDLDDENDIGEGDKVLVGDDFDEADD